The following proteins are encoded in a genomic region of Mustelus asterias unplaced genomic scaffold, sMusAst1.hap1.1 HAP1_SCAFFOLD_1064, whole genome shotgun sequence:
- the LOC144487829 gene encoding claudin-4-like, which yields MASSGLQSLGIALCVLGLIGAVVCCVVPKWKQSSHGGANIVVALSVQEGIWMNCVTQSTGQQQCKVYDSLLTLTSDLQAARALTIITIILGILGLLASLLGANFTTCLGDEDVKGKVATAAGALLVLAGVLLLVPICWSAHTTITNFHNPLVTNKQEMGLSIWVGWGASGLLLLGGALLCCSWPRGSGGGTNYAAKYINNPSGPSRTHV from the coding sequence atggCTTCCAGTGGTCTGCAGTCCCTCGGGATCGCGCTGTGCGTGCTGGGACTGATTGGCGCCGTGGTCTGCTGTGTCGTGCCCAAGTGGAAGCAGAGTTCTCACGGCGGCGCGAACATCGTGGTGGCGCTGAGCGTCCAGGAGGGCATCTGGATGAACTGCGTGACCCAGAGCACAGGACAGCAGCAGTGCAAAGTCTACGATTCCCTCCTGACCCTGACCAGTGACCTCCAGGCTGCCCGCGCCCtcaccatcatcaccatcatcCTCGGCATCCTGGGCCTGCTGGCCTCCTTGCTGGGCGCCAACTTCACCACCTGCCTGGGCGACGAGGACGTGAAGGGGAAGGTTGCCACTGCGGCCGGCGCTCTGCTGGTCCTGGCTGGCGTCCTGCTACTGGTGCCCATCTGCTGGTCGGCTCATACGACCATCACCAACTTCCACAACCCGCTTGTGACCAATAAACAGGAGATGGGGTTGAGCatctgggtgggttggggggcctCGGGCCTCCTGTTGTTGGGGGGCGCCCTCCTCTGCTGCTCCTGGCCCCGGGGATCCGGCGGGGGGACCAACTACGCCGCCAAGTATATCAACAACCCCTCGGGCCCTTCCAGGACCCACGTCTGA
- the LOC144487830 gene encoding uncharacterized protein LOC144487830, whose translation SLSLSLSLSLSLCRSLSVSLCLSLSLCLSLCLSLSVSLSLSLSVSLSVSLSLSLSLCLSLSLSLSLSLSLCLSVSLCLSLSLSLSLCLSLSVSLSLSLSLCLSVSLSVSLSLSLSLCLSLSLSLSVSLSLSLSLCLSVSLSLSLSLCVSLCLSLSLCLSLSLSLSVSLSLSLSLSLCLSVSLSLSLSLCVSLCLSLSLCLSLSLSLSLCLSLSLSLSLSLSLCLSVSLCLSLSVSLSLSVSLSLCLTLSVSLSLSLSLCLSLSLSVSLCLSLSLSLSLSLSLSLSLSVSLSVSLSLSVSLSLSLCLSGS comes from the coding sequence tctctctctctgtctctctctctgtctctctctctctgtcgctctctctctgtctctctctgtctctctctctctctctgtctctctctctgtctctctctctctgtctctctctctctgtctctctctgtctctctctctgtgtctctctcgctgtctctctctctctgtctctctctgtctctctctctgtctctctctctctctctctgtctctctgtctctctctgtctctctctctctctgtctctctctctctgtctctctctctctgtctctctgtctctctctctctctctctgtctctctgtgtctctctctgtctctctctctctctctctgtctctctgtctctctctgtctctctctctctctgtctctctctctctgtctctctctctctgtctctctgtctctctctctctctctctgtctctctgtgtctctctctgtctctctctctctctctgtctctctctgtctctctctctctctgtctctctctctctgtctctctctctctctctctgtctctctgtctctctctctctctctctgtctctctgtgtctctctctgtctctctctctctctctgtctctctctctctctctctctctctctgtgtctctctctgtctctctctctctctctgtctctctctctctgtctctctgtctctctctgtctctctctctctgtctctctgtctctctctgtctctctctctctctgtctcactctctctgtctctctctctctctctctgtctctctgtctctctctctctctctctgtctctctgtgtctctctctgtctctctctctctctctgtctctctctctctctctctctctctctgtgtctctctctgtctctctctctctctctgtctctctctctctctctctctgtctctctggaagctga